A window of Bacteroidota bacterium contains these coding sequences:
- a CDS encoding dipeptide epimerase: MIRWTIEPLTLDLKYTWKISRNATDQKTNLIVRISDGEFTGAGEAAPNIRYQETPELLLQQFESFIKTAAETSITEDILPRLFDQCALSYALRFAIESAWFHFESRRKKVPIHTLLGIPTPGKIETSYTIPIMDPALMKNFYLENSLDRFPFVKLKINAESGYEMTRYLASFCNQKLMIDANEAYSDPEECIYFLEKIKKFPIEFIEQPIPSGKDEEARYLKKYCPFPLFADESITHSADFGLLREQFDGVNIKLMKAGGYKNGIALLSEAKKKGMRTMIGCMVETTLGISSGMNLCALADYVDLDSFLLVKEEPFRLVSENKGELRFSNNAQ; encoded by the coding sequence ATGATCCGCTGGACGATAGAACCGCTTACTCTCGATTTAAAGTACACCTGGAAGATTTCCAGGAATGCAACTGATCAGAAAACAAATCTGATCGTGCGAATCAGCGATGGCGAATTCACAGGAGCCGGAGAAGCTGCTCCGAATATTCGTTATCAGGAAACACCGGAACTTCTGCTCCAACAATTTGAAAGTTTTATTAAAACTGCAGCAGAGACAAGCATCACAGAAGATATACTCCCAAGGCTCTTTGATCAGTGTGCATTGTCGTACGCGCTTCGCTTCGCCATCGAATCAGCATGGTTTCATTTTGAATCCAGGCGGAAAAAAGTTCCGATTCATACCTTACTTGGAATTCCCACTCCCGGAAAGATCGAAACATCTTACACCATTCCAATCATGGATCCGGCATTGATGAAAAACTTTTATCTGGAAAATTCATTGGACAGGTTTCCATTTGTAAAATTAAAGATCAATGCGGAATCCGGTTACGAAATGACAAGATACCTGGCCTCTTTTTGTAATCAAAAATTAATGATTGACGCCAACGAAGCATATTCGGATCCGGAGGAGTGCATCTATTTTCTTGAAAAAATTAAAAAATTTCCAATTGAATTCATTGAACAACCAATTCCTTCAGGAAAAGATGAAGAAGCACGGTATCTGAAAAAATATTGCCCCTTTCCTCTTTTCGCTGACGAATCTATCACACATTCCGCTGATTTTGGATTGTTGCGGGAACAATTCGACGGCGTGAATATTAAACTGATGAAAGCGGGAGGATACAAAAATGGAATCGCTTTGCTTTCCGAGGCAAAGAAAAAAGGCATGCGTACCATGATTGGATGTATGGTTGAGACAACATTGGGAATTTCATCCGGGATGAATCTTTGCGCGCTTGCCGATTATGTGGACCTGGACAGTTTCCTCCTGGTGAAGGAAGAACCATTCCGTTTGGTTTCAGAAAATAAGGGTGAGCTGCGGTTTAGTAATAACGCACAGTAA
- the pbpC gene encoding penicillin-binding protein 1C: MSFLRKCRHFLFSTRIGRFISFFIFLPAILFFLLNFLFPLNSSIDYATVVTAKDGTVLQAFLSKDEKWRMMAEPAEISPRLKTAILYKEDKYFYYHPGVNPIAVMRAAVNNVFEGRRTSGASTITMQVARLLYPGKRTYLNKCVELFRAFQLEMKFSKEEILRMYFNLVPYGGNIEGVKAAALLYYGRLPDKLSLGQLTTLAIIPNRPGSLRLGRNSDALLAMRNKWLLRMKADHLFPEKDIDDALAEPLDAARSNSPMAAPHLAFRLKNKFPNVPIIHSTLDPVKQQKVFSLTSNYSRRLHSFGIYNAAVLVVNNRTHMVEAYVGSPDFRDSDHGGQVDGVLAVRSPGSTLKPLVYALAFDEGLLTPKRIITDVPVNFGGYSPENFNSKFNGNVTVENALMNSLNVPAVKTLHMIGLQAMIDKLKLANFEQTRKTENTLGLSLVLGGCGVKLEELTGLFSSFANEGRYSPLKYVREDTSRQSASLISASAAFMISEILSQVNRPELPSFIQENAVHIPRIAWKTGTSYGRRDAWSIGYNKNYTIGVWIGNFSGEGIPELSGAEMATPLLFELFNTLDYNARNDWFVQPEALDFRLVCTESGKVPAPDCEHTVIDYFLPGISSIVTCDHEKNVDVSPDEKISYCTSCRPPTGYKTLRYPNIEPDLMSFYLSEHIAFRKIPDHNPECSRIFSGHPPRITSLADNKEYLVEKGSGNELQLGCTVANDVSTVFWYLNDRFYKSAKADEKIFFSPESGAIKISCSDDKGRNSDIHITVRYY; this comes from the coding sequence ATGTCGTTTCTCCGGAAATGCCGTCATTTTTTATTTTCCACCCGAATCGGGAGATTTATTTCATTTTTCATTTTTTTGCCTGCAATACTTTTTTTTCTGTTGAATTTTCTTTTTCCCCTGAATTCATCTATAGATTATGCCACAGTCGTCACTGCCAAAGACGGAACTGTCTTACAGGCTTTTTTATCCAAAGATGAGAAATGGAGGATGATGGCAGAGCCTGCAGAGATCAGTCCTCGTTTGAAAACAGCCATTCTCTACAAGGAGGATAAATACTTTTATTATCATCCCGGGGTGAATCCAATCGCGGTGATGCGGGCGGCAGTAAACAATGTTTTTGAGGGCCGACGTACTTCAGGAGCTTCTACGATTACCATGCAGGTCGCTCGTTTGCTCTATCCCGGTAAACGAACCTATCTCAATAAATGCGTTGAACTTTTTCGTGCTTTTCAACTGGAAATGAAATTCTCCAAAGAAGAAATTCTGAGGATGTATTTTAACCTGGTTCCATATGGCGGCAATATTGAAGGAGTAAAAGCAGCTGCTTTGTTGTATTACGGAAGACTCCCGGATAAATTGTCGCTTGGTCAGCTAACCACTCTCGCGATTATTCCTAACCGACCCGGTTCATTGCGTTTGGGCAGAAACTCGGATGCATTGCTTGCCATGCGGAACAAATGGCTGCTCAGGATGAAGGCGGATCATTTATTTCCGGAGAAAGATATCGATGACGCGCTTGCAGAGCCACTTGATGCGGCTCGATCCAATTCGCCGATGGCTGCTCCGCATCTGGCATTCCGCCTGAAAAATAAATTTCCGAATGTTCCCATCATTCATTCGACTCTGGATCCTGTAAAGCAACAAAAAGTATTCAGCCTCACTTCCAATTACAGCAGGCGGCTCCATAGTTTTGGAATTTACAACGCGGCAGTGTTGGTTGTAAACAATCGCACGCATATGGTAGAGGCTTATGTCGGCTCACCTGACTTCCGTGATTCAGATCATGGCGGGCAGGTGGATGGAGTGCTTGCGGTGCGTTCACCCGGCTCTACATTAAAACCGCTGGTGTATGCTTTGGCATTTGATGAGGGATTGCTTACACCAAAACGGATCATCACAGACGTGCCTGTAAATTTCGGAGGCTATTCTCCGGAAAATTTCAATTCCAAATTCAATGGAAATGTTACGGTCGAAAACGCGCTGATGAATTCATTGAATGTTCCTGCCGTCAAAACTTTACACATGATAGGTTTGCAGGCGATGATCGACAAATTGAAGCTGGCTAATTTTGAGCAAACGCGTAAAACAGAAAATACACTGGGTCTTTCTTTAGTTCTTGGGGGCTGTGGTGTGAAACTGGAAGAACTGACCGGACTTTTTTCCTCATTTGCGAATGAAGGCAGGTATTCGCCATTAAAATATGTTCGTGAGGACACTTCGCGACAGTCGGCATCTTTGATTTCCGCATCTGCAGCTTTCATGATCTCGGAAATTCTTTCTCAGGTAAACCGGCCGGAGCTCCCATCTTTCATTCAGGAAAATGCGGTGCATATTCCACGCATCGCATGGAAAACCGGCACATCCTACGGACGAAGAGATGCATGGAGTATCGGTTACAATAAAAACTATACAATAGGAGTATGGATCGGGAATTTCAGTGGGGAAGGAATTCCGGAACTCAGCGGAGCTGAAATGGCGACACCATTGCTCTTTGAACTTTTCAATACGCTTGATTACAATGCGCGTAATGATTGGTTTGTTCAACCGGAAGCTCTTGATTTCCGTCTGGTATGTACAGAATCCGGAAAAGTTCCTGCTCCGGACTGTGAGCATACCGTGATCGATTATTTTCTCCCGGGCATTTCATCGATAGTCACGTGTGATCATGAGAAGAATGTGGATGTGTCTCCGGATGAAAAGATATCCTATTGTACTTCCTGCAGACCTCCAACCGGATACAAAACCTTACGTTATCCCAATATCGAACCGGATTTGATGTCGTTTTATCTTTCTGAACACATTGCTTTCCGTAAAATTCCGGATCATAATCCGGAATGCAGCCGAATTTTTTCCGGGCATCCTCCGCGGATCACTTCTCTGGCGGATAATAAAGAGTATTTGGTAGAAAAGGGAAGCGGGAACGAATTGCAACTCGGTTGTACAGTCGCGAATGATGTCTCTACAGTTTTTTGGTACCTGAATGACCGGTTCTACAAAAGCGCGAAGGCGGATGAGAAAATCTTTTTTAGTCCTGAATCAGGAGCAATAAAGATATCCTGCAGCGATGACAAAGGCAGAAATTCGGATATTCATATTACTGTGCGTTATTACTAA
- a CDS encoding alpha-2-macroglobulin family protein, whose translation MKRTRFLLSLLGLFLFSCFSRNEIRIANRNFGDEIEQQQNLIFTFDKDLVPDSLLNNWDTIPYVNFSPAVKGKFKWNTVRELVFSPAVGFRPSTDYSAELSDHLLRYTRMKYRLENGKPLSFHTPYLKLQEVKGYWALSEKIPGQAALKLTLDFNYPVDPASTAKLMSLLVDNKPVAYEIITSAVSSTLTARVDGFNRDSLGVVQLRVEIEKGLKCVESEFLTKEKTQIATLIPSPEKLEITQALSEYEGTQGMIHVYTTQSVDPENIDQFIKLNPKVPFVVEVSENGFYLKGVFTGGTSYQLDISNQLKGSLGGTMEKNYSVQVPFGEMEPTIAFVNTKGIYLSTKSSRNVALQISSIPKVEVKVWKVYENNILHYLRQGRNTDYWYDDEGEYNSNGDYTYNTYDLDYFGNEIYQRTYESKDLARQNGVQLLNLNFDNLGAFKGIYLVRVASSEKQWQNATKLVSISDIGMIVKQSDDDMLVFANSIKTTEPLSGATIALISSNNQTLMTATTNSDGVAAFSKIKSKGADFRVSMVTAKFDNDFNYITFSDSRVNNSRYDVGGRRADETGMMAFLYGDRDIYRPGETIHLNTIVRTEQWENVSKVPVRVTVLMPNGRELKSIRGTLNQQGALESSFELPAAAITGNYVVEVFTSNDVLLTSEYISVEEFLPDRIDVKVNMSKEDLKPGDSLKVNLAAVNLFGPPAAGRKYEMQFTVQRKQFVAKDFPGYAFDIHTENKVPLSANDVREGKTDEKGLASEYFKANEEWTDEGLLNTKVFTTVFDETGRPVNRVKNFNIYTQDVFYGMKLSDYYTTRGESMRVPMIATDKNGKGIAAPVEIQVVKYDWYSVIEKDEYGGRYRYISKKREILQTQRTVNFAAGGYDFVYTPNESGEYEIRLSRPGSGRYVAVNFYSFGWGYTTNTSFQVNTEGQVDIQADKSKYTIGDKAHILFKAPFNGKLLVTIECDKVIEYRYLTTDKKAAVLDIPVKESYMPNVYITATLFRSLDDGSIPLTVGHGFLPLLVEKEGSRLPVTIVAEEKSRSKTKQTIKVKTLPKQDVEVTLAVVDEGILALKNYKTPDPHGFFYQKKALLVNAYDVYPNLLPDLKLNRSSSGGDGSGDFDMSKRVNPLNNKRVKLVALWSGILHTNAAGEAQYTIDIPQFSGDLRIMACVYKDKSFGSADKHMKVADPIVISPSMPRFLSPKDTLRMPVTITNTTGKQAEAIAKIQLNGPLKIVGESQQKVTINANAEQRVIFRIVADAAIGEAGIKVDVTAFNESFSDKTDITVRPVTSLIKISDSGELTGTQTIDLKNNFIPATASAKLVISQNPLVQFTRPLSYLISYPYGCIEQTTSTAFPQIYYADLVKNMKYGSMRDQNPSSNVQKAIHKLQGMQLYNGSLSYWPGGNDETWWGTNYAIHFLCESRKAGYEVNDLTIQRALAYMANKVKERSMYDDYGYYDERGGYKVRKIFAKENIYSLYLMALYGKADISSMNYFKSNAQDLCLDSRYMLACTYLALGDRKSFAALIPAAFQGEQSKRSFGGSFYSYLRDEAMVLNVLLDTDPENSQIPILVRHLSQQLNKDEWINTQEAAYSFLALGKFTRKISMIKANADVTMNGQSIGKFTGTELVLKKGIAGKSVTVSVEGNGHLYYFWEQEGLNAAGEVKEEDKFLSVRKTFLTRFGQPIASLKNIKQGDLIVVKLNLTNLERSNVENVVVTDMLPAGFEIENPRLNDSRDMSWIKDQSSPDYFDVRDDRIHFFTSVDKNERNFYYLVRAVTPGNFRMGPVSADAMYNGEYHSYSGSGIVDIR comes from the coding sequence ATGAAACGCACTCGTTTCCTGCTCAGCCTGCTCGGCCTGTTTTTGTTTTCTTGTTTTTCACGGAATGAAATCCGTATTGCAAACCGCAACTTTGGCGATGAAATAGAACAACAGCAAAACCTGATTTTTACTTTTGATAAAGATCTCGTACCTGATTCATTGCTCAACAACTGGGACACGATTCCCTATGTAAACTTTTCACCTGCAGTGAAAGGAAAATTCAAATGGAACACCGTTCGTGAACTTGTGTTTTCTCCTGCTGTGGGTTTTCGTCCTTCGACAGATTATTCCGCGGAATTATCGGATCACCTTTTGCGTTACACGCGCATGAAATACCGTCTGGAAAACGGTAAGCCTCTTTCTTTTCATACACCTTACCTGAAATTGCAGGAAGTGAAAGGGTATTGGGCGCTCTCTGAAAAGATTCCCGGCCAGGCAGCTTTGAAACTTACTCTTGACTTCAATTATCCTGTGGACCCGGCTAGTACAGCAAAACTCATGAGCTTGCTTGTCGACAATAAACCTGTCGCTTATGAAATTATAACCAGTGCCGTTTCATCTACATTGACAGCCAGAGTGGATGGCTTCAACCGCGATTCTCTTGGAGTTGTGCAGCTCCGTGTTGAAATTGAAAAAGGACTAAAATGCGTTGAAAGCGAGTTTCTCACAAAAGAGAAAACCCAAATTGCGACACTCATTCCTTCACCTGAGAAACTGGAAATCACCCAGGCTTTAAGTGAATACGAAGGAACACAGGGAATGATCCATGTTTATACTACACAATCAGTTGATCCGGAAAATATTGATCAGTTCATCAAACTGAATCCGAAAGTTCCATTTGTTGTCGAAGTTTCAGAGAATGGTTTTTACCTGAAAGGAGTCTTCACCGGAGGAACTTCCTATCAGCTCGATATCTCCAATCAATTAAAAGGTTCTCTTGGTGGAACCATGGAAAAAAATTATTCTGTCCAGGTTCCATTTGGCGAAATGGAACCGACAATCGCGTTTGTAAATACAAAGGGAATTTATCTTTCCACAAAAAGTTCACGGAATGTCGCATTGCAAATTTCAAGTATTCCTAAAGTGGAGGTGAAGGTTTGGAAAGTGTATGAAAACAATATCCTCCACTATTTACGTCAGGGCCGGAATACGGATTACTGGTATGATGATGAGGGCGAATACAATTCCAATGGAGACTACACGTATAACACCTATGATCTTGACTATTTCGGAAATGAAATCTACCAGCGAACTTATGAATCCAAGGATCTGGCAAGACAAAATGGTGTACAGCTGCTCAATCTGAATTTTGACAATCTGGGAGCATTTAAGGGAATTTATCTTGTTCGTGTTGCTTCATCGGAAAAACAATGGCAGAATGCGACCAAGCTGGTGTCCATTTCAGATATCGGAATGATTGTAAAGCAAAGCGATGATGATATGCTAGTTTTCGCCAACTCAATCAAGACGACTGAACCTTTGTCAGGGGCGACAATTGCCCTGATCAGCTCCAACAACCAAACCCTGATGACGGCCACGACCAATTCGGATGGTGTCGCGGCATTTAGTAAAATCAAATCCAAAGGTGCGGATTTCAGAGTGAGCATGGTTACCGCCAAATTTGATAATGATTTCAATTACATCACTTTCTCGGATTCGCGTGTAAACAACTCGCGCTATGATGTTGGCGGACGTCGTGCTGACGAAACAGGCATGATGGCTTTCCTGTATGGAGACCGTGATATTTATCGTCCGGGCGAAACAATACATCTGAATACAATTGTACGTACAGAGCAATGGGAAAATGTGAGCAAAGTTCCTGTACGTGTTACAGTACTCATGCCAAATGGAAGGGAACTCAAAAGTATCCGTGGAACATTGAACCAGCAGGGAGCCCTGGAATCCTCTTTTGAATTGCCCGCAGCAGCAATTACCGGGAATTATGTCGTGGAAGTATTTACATCCAATGATGTATTGCTTACTTCCGAATACATCAGTGTAGAAGAATTTCTACCCGACAGGATTGATGTGAAGGTGAATATGAGCAAGGAAGATTTGAAACCCGGCGATAGTCTGAAAGTGAATCTCGCGGCAGTGAACCTGTTTGGCCCGCCCGCCGCCGGAAGAAAATACGAAATGCAATTCACGGTACAGCGTAAACAATTTGTAGCGAAGGATTTTCCCGGGTACGCTTTTGATATTCATACCGAAAATAAAGTTCCACTTTCCGCCAATGACGTTCGCGAAGGAAAAACCGATGAAAAAGGACTGGCTTCGGAATATTTTAAAGCAAACGAAGAATGGACCGATGAAGGCTTGTTGAATACAAAGGTTTTCACAACAGTCTTTGATGAAACAGGAAGACCGGTGAATCGGGTTAAAAATTTCAATATCTACACGCAGGATGTTTTTTATGGAATGAAGCTCAGTGATTATTATACAACACGTGGAGAATCCATGCGTGTTCCGATGATCGCCACAGATAAAAACGGAAAGGGAATAGCCGCTCCGGTGGAAATTCAGGTGGTAAAATACGACTGGTACAGCGTAATCGAAAAAGATGAATACGGCGGTCGCTATCGGTACATTTCAAAAAAGCGCGAAATACTCCAGACCCAACGTACTGTCAATTTCGCGGCGGGTGGTTATGATTTTGTTTACACGCCAAATGAATCCGGCGAATATGAAATACGCCTTTCCCGTCCGGGCTCCGGACGTTATGTCGCAGTGAACTTTTATTCTTTTGGATGGGGATATACTACTAATACTTCCTTCCAGGTGAACACGGAAGGTCAGGTGGATATCCAGGCGGATAAAAGCAAATACACCATCGGTGACAAGGCGCATATTCTTTTCAAAGCACCATTCAATGGTAAATTACTGGTGACAATTGAATGTGATAAAGTGATTGAATACCGATACCTGACGACTGATAAGAAAGCAGCTGTTCTGGACATTCCTGTGAAAGAGAGTTATATGCCAAATGTGTATATCACCGCTACTTTATTCCGGAGTCTGGATGATGGATCCATTCCACTAACAGTTGGTCATGGATTTTTACCATTGCTTGTTGAAAAAGAAGGAAGCAGACTGCCCGTGACGATCGTAGCGGAGGAGAAATCAAGAAGCAAAACAAAGCAAACCATCAAAGTCAAAACACTGCCGAAACAAGATGTCGAAGTCACACTGGCGGTGGTGGATGAAGGAATTCTTGCACTCAAAAATTATAAAACCCCTGATCCGCATGGATTCTTTTATCAGAAAAAAGCTTTGCTTGTCAATGCCTATGATGTTTATCCCAACCTTTTACCGGATTTGAAATTGAACCGTTCAAGTAGTGGAGGAGACGGGTCCGGAGATTTTGACATGTCGAAACGTGTCAATCCGTTAAACAACAAACGAGTGAAACTGGTGGCTTTGTGGAGTGGGATTTTGCATACAAATGCTGCAGGTGAAGCTCAGTATACTATTGATATTCCTCAGTTCAGCGGTGATCTCCGGATTATGGCTTGTGTATATAAAGACAAATCATTCGGAAGCGCGGATAAACACATGAAAGTCGCTGATCCGATTGTTATCAGTCCGTCAATGCCACGCTTCCTTTCTCCAAAAGATACTTTACGTATGCCTGTGACCATCACCAATACAACGGGAAAACAAGCCGAAGCGATTGCAAAAATCCAGTTGAACGGTCCTTTGAAAATTGTTGGAGAGAGTCAGCAGAAAGTGACCATTAACGCGAATGCCGAACAACGAGTCATTTTCCGTATTGTCGCAGATGCTGCGATTGGTGAAGCAGGAATAAAAGTGGATGTTACCGCGTTCAATGAATCGTTCAGCGACAAAACCGACATCACGGTCAGGCCGGTTACATCATTAATTAAAATCAGTGACTCCGGAGAGCTTACCGGAACCCAAACCATCGATTTGAAAAATAATTTTATTCCGGCAACTGCTTCCGCGAAGCTTGTAATCAGCCAGAATCCTTTGGTGCAATTTACAAGACCACTTTCTTACCTTATCAGTTATCCATATGGTTGTATTGAACAGACAACCTCCACAGCTTTTCCGCAGATTTATTATGCTGATCTGGTGAAAAACATGAAATATGGAAGTATGCGCGATCAGAATCCGTCATCAAATGTTCAGAAAGCGATCCATAAACTGCAAGGTATGCAATTGTATAATGGTTCATTGAGTTATTGGCCGGGAGGTAATGATGAAACCTGGTGGGGAACAAATTATGCGATTCACTTCTTGTGTGAATCACGTAAAGCAGGTTATGAAGTAAACGACCTCACCATACAGCGTGCACTTGCTTACATGGCAAATAAAGTGAAAGAACGTTCAATGTATGACGACTATGGTTATTATGACGAAAGAGGGGGATACAAGGTCCGTAAGATCTTCGCGAAGGAGAATATCTACTCCCTTTATCTCATGGCTTTGTATGGCAAGGCAGACATCTCTTCGATGAATTATTTCAAATCGAATGCACAGGATTTATGCCTGGATAGCCGTTACATGTTAGCTTGTACTTATCTCGCTTTGGGTGACCGTAAAAGTTTTGCAGCTTTGATACCTGCTGCTTTCCAGGGTGAACAATCGAAACGATCATTTGGTGGAAGCTTCTATTCCTATTTGCGTGATGAAGCGATGGTGCTGAACGTGTTGCTTGATACCGATCCGGAAAACTCTCAGATACCGATTCTGGTGCGTCACCTGTCGCAACAGCTGAATAAAGATGAATGGATCAATACCCAGGAAGCTGCTTACTCATTCCTTGCTCTCGGGAAATTTACCCGTAAAATTTCGATGATCAAAGCCAATGCGGATGTCACCATGAATGGTCAGTCAATCGGAAAATTCACCGGTACCGAGTTGGTCCTGAAAAAAGGAATTGCCGGAAAGAGTGTTACTGTTTCTGTCGAAGGCAATGGACATCTCTACTATTTCTGGGAACAGGAAGGTCTGAATGCTGCCGGTGAGGTGAAGGAAGAAGATAAATTCCTTTCTGTACGGAAAACATTCCTGACACGATTCGGTCAACCCATTGCTTCGTTGAAGAATATCAAACAAGGCGATCTGATTGTCGTCAAATTGAATCTGACCAATTTGGAACGTTCAAATGTGGAAAATGTGGTAGTTACCGACATGCTCCCTGCAGGATTTGAAATTGAGAATCCCCGTTTGAACGACAGTCGTGATATGAGTTGGATAAAGGATCAGTCCAGCCCGGATTATTTTGATGTGCGCGATGATCGTATTCACTTCTTTACTTCTGTGGACAAGAACGAGAGGAATTTTTACTACCTCGTCAGAGCCGTCACCCCGGGTAATTTCAGAATGGGACCCGTCAGCGCTGACGCGATGTACAATGGCGAATACCATTCTTACAGTGGTTCCGGTATTGTCGATATTCGTTGA
- the aspS gene encoding aspartate--tRNA ligase, with translation MLRTHTCGELTLANTGKSVILCGWLQRSRDLGGMTFIDLRDRYGITQLVFNMETNAALCESARKMGREFVIRVKGTVTERSNKNAKMSTGDIEILVDSFEILNEAKTPPFTIEENTDGGEDLRMKYRYLDIRRSPVKEALLLRARVAAETRNYLNKESFVEIETPVLIKSTPEGARDFVVPSRMNPGEFYALPQSPQTFKQLLMVAGIDKYYQIVKCFRDEDLRADRQPEFTQIDCEMSFIEQEDILNTFEGLVRHLFDTVKNHNIGDLPRITYAEAMRDYGNDKPDIRFGMKLIDFTKLTKGKNFKVFDDAETILAICAKGCAEYTRKQIDELTEWVKRPQIGATGLVYARYNNDGSIKSSVDKFYSPEDLKQWMETCQAEAGDLVLILAGQEQKTRKAMSELRLEMGNRLDLRKKDDYRALWVLDFPLLEWSEETSRWHAMHHPFTSPKPEDITLLSSDPGNVRANAYDMVINGVEVGGGSIRIFNKELQQKMFAILGFTPEDAQAQFGFLMNAFEFGAPPHGGIAFGFDRLCSLFGGADSIRDYIAFPKNNAGRDVMIDSPAAISQEQLKELQISVQKS, from the coding sequence ATGTTACGTACCCATACCTGCGGCGAATTAACGCTTGCAAACACCGGAAAATCAGTAATTCTCTGTGGCTGGCTGCAGCGTTCCCGTGATCTGGGAGGAATGACATTCATCGACCTGCGCGATCGCTATGGTATTACTCAGTTGGTTTTCAATATGGAAACCAATGCCGCTTTGTGTGAGTCCGCCCGGAAAATGGGACGGGAATTTGTGATTCGTGTAAAAGGAACGGTAACAGAACGCAGTAACAAGAACGCGAAAATGTCGACAGGTGACATTGAAATACTTGTCGACTCCTTCGAAATTTTAAACGAAGCCAAAACTCCTCCTTTCACCATTGAAGAAAACACAGATGGTGGTGAAGACCTGAGAATGAAATACCGTTACCTCGACATCCGTCGTTCACCTGTGAAGGAAGCGCTCCTGCTTCGTGCAAGAGTCGCGGCAGAAACAAGAAATTATCTGAACAAAGAAAGTTTTGTAGAAATCGAAACTCCGGTCCTGATCAAATCCACTCCTGAAGGCGCACGTGATTTTGTTGTCCCTTCACGGATGAACCCAGGTGAGTTTTATGCCCTGCCACAATCACCGCAAACATTCAAACAGCTGCTGATGGTTGCGGGTATCGATAAATACTATCAGATAGTAAAGTGTTTCCGTGACGAAGATCTGCGAGCTGATCGTCAACCGGAATTCACTCAGATCGACTGTGAAATGAGTTTTATCGAACAGGAAGATATTCTCAATACTTTCGAAGGACTTGTACGTCATCTTTTCGATACTGTAAAAAACCACAACATCGGCGATCTTCCTCGAATCACTTATGCGGAAGCTATGCGGGATTATGGAAACGATAAACCGGATATCCGTTTTGGAATGAAGCTTATCGATTTCACAAAACTTACCAAAGGAAAAAACTTTAAAGTGTTCGATGATGCTGAAACCATACTCGCCATTTGCGCGAAAGGTTGCGCGGAATATACCCGTAAGCAAATCGACGAACTAACAGAATGGGTGAAACGCCCGCAGATCGGTGCGACAGGTTTAGTCTATGCCCGTTACAATAACGACGGAAGCATCAAGTCTTCTGTAGATAAATTTTATTCTCCCGAAGATTTAAAGCAATGGATGGAAACATGCCAGGCAGAAGCGGGTGATCTTGTTTTGATTCTTGCCGGCCAGGAACAGAAGACCAGGAAAGCAATGAGCGAGCTCCGCCTCGAAATGGGAAACCGTTTGGATCTCAGAAAAAAAGACGATTACCGTGCACTTTGGGTGTTGGACTTTCCTTTACTCGAATGGAGCGAGGAAACTTCCCGCTGGCACGCGATGCATCATCCCTTTACATCTCCAAAACCGGAAGACATTACTTTGCTGAGCAGTGACCCGGGAAATGTCAGGGCGAATGCCTACGACATGGTGATCAATGGTGTTGAAGTTGGCGGAGGCTCGATTCGGATATTCAATAAAGAATTGCAACAGAAAATGTTCGCAATTCTGGGCTTCACTCCGGAAGATGCGCAGGCGCAGTTTGGCTTTTTAATGAATGCATTCGAATTTGGCGCTCCTCCTCATGGCGGAATCGCCTTCGGTTTCGACAGGTTGTGTTCTCTGTTTGGTGGCGCTGATTCCATCCGTGATTATATCGCGTTCCCAAAAAACAATGCCGGAAGGGATGTCATGATTGATTCTCCGGCCGCGATTTCACAGGAGCAGCTGAAGGAACTTCAGATCAGTGTGCAGAAATCCTGA